In Aptenodytes patagonicus chromosome 12, bAptPat1.pri.cur, whole genome shotgun sequence, a genomic segment contains:
- the FAM114A2 gene encoding protein FAM114A2 isoform X2 — protein sequence MSEKDSSENLKEETSYEDENEQKAEELGCTESNEEREQELEPVPMTRKRPEPKPPSQPAATEKPVAETLKVSDSPAAVQTGWGYWGSWGKSLLSTATATVATVGQGISNVIEKAETTLGIPSPSEISSETRDATRGSKNPGASSTDAVDDGSSFPIAGALGVLSTISTAVQSTGKSVISGGLDALEFIGKKTMDVIAEGDPGFKKTKGLMNRNSTLSQVLREAKEKEEQQTAAEVTMATEKKAHYGLLFDEFQGLSHLEALEMLSRESESKVKSVLNALSGEELVTLKEEMEQLKEAFSLPEFFEEEEEEKKGDEEFTKEVTELFSELRISSKPDKLILVRTSAHEWITRFNSSLPKEEEEDEENQEVESRDGDHDAKKSVEDIHAFAIRSLAELTACSIEMFHKTAALFLHGQKQEVTATDRAKSLSQMTIALCKELSAFSKEFTTCLTTAGVKEKADVLNPLITGVFLEASNSASYIQDAFQLLLPVLQISLIEARTELSQQ from the exons ATGTCTGAGAAAGACAGCAGTgaaaatctgaaagaagaaaCCTCTTACGAAgatgaaaatgaacagaaagcagaggaacttggctgcactgagagcaatgaagagagagagcaagagcttGAGCCTGTGCCTATGACTCGGAAAAGACCTGAACCCAAACCCCCAAGCCAGCCTGCTGCCACAGAAAAGCCTGTAGCTGAAACCCTCAAG gTCTCGGATTCTCCTGCTGCAGTTCAGACAGGATGGGGGTACTGGGGAAGCTGGGGGAAATCTCTTCTGTCAACTGCGACTGCTACTGTAGCTACTGTAG GTCAAGGTATTTCAAATGTcatagaaaaagcagaaacaaccCTTGGGATCCCCAGTCCTAGTGAAATCTCTTCAGAGACTAGAGATGCTACAAGAG GAAGCAAGAATCCTGGTGCTAGCAGCACAGATGCAGTTGATGATGGCAGTTCCTTTCCTATTGCTGGGGCTCTTGGAGTTTTATCAACCATCTCTACTGCTGTCCAAAGCACA GGAAAAAGTGTTATTAGTGGAGGTCTGGATGCCTTGGAATTCATTGGGAAAAAGACAATGGATGTAATAGCTGAGGGAGACCCTGGattcaaaaaaacaaaaggccTAATGAACAGAAACTCTACATTATCTCAG gtctTACGAgaggcaaaggagaaagaagagcagcagacAGCTGCTGAGGTTACCATGGCTACGGAGAAGAAAGCCCATTATGGGTTACTGTTTGATGAGTTTCAGGGTCTTTCGCATCTGGAGGCCTTAGAGATGCTTTCCAGAGAGAGTGAATCAAAG GTGAAATCGGTTCTAAATGCCCTCTCTGGAGAAGAGTTGGTCACACTGAAGGAGGAAATGGAACAACtcaaagaagcattttctttacCTGAATTctttgaagaagaggaagaagaaaagaagg GAGATGAGGAGTTCACAAAGGAAGTAACAGAATTGTTTTCAGAACTGCGTATCTCCTCAAAGCCGGACAAACTGATCCTG GTGAGGACATCTGCTCATGAATGGATAACACGATTCAACAGTAGTCTTcctaaagaagaagaagaggatgaagaaaaccAAGAAGTAGAATCCAGAGATGGTGACCATGATGCTAAAAAATCAGTAGAG GATATTCATGCATTTGCCATAAGAAGTCTGGCTGAACTGACAGCATGCTCCATTGAAATGTTTCACAAAACTGCAGCTTTGTTTCTACATGGTCAGAAACAAGAGGTGACAGCCACAGACAGAGCCAAGTCCCTTTCACA aATGACGATTGCTTTGTGTAAAGAACTGTCAGCTTTCTCTAAGGAGTTTACTACGTGCTTAACGACTGCAGGG GTCAAAGAGAAAGCAGATGTGCTTAATCCCTTAATCACGGGAGTGTTTTTGGAG GCTTCAAACAGTGCTTCATATATCCAAGATGCCTTCCAGCtcttgctgcctgtgctgcagatCTCTCTTATTGAGGCTAGAACGGAACTATCACAGCAATAA
- the FAM114A2 gene encoding protein FAM114A2 isoform X1 — protein MVMSEKDSSENLKEETSYEDENEQKAEELGCTESNEEREQELEPVPMTRKRPEPKPPSQPAATEKPVAETLKVSDSPAAVQTGWGYWGSWGKSLLSTATATVATVGQGISNVIEKAETTLGIPSPSEISSETRDATRGSKNPGASSTDAVDDGSSFPIAGALGVLSTISTAVQSTGKSVISGGLDALEFIGKKTMDVIAEGDPGFKKTKGLMNRNSTLSQVLREAKEKEEQQTAAEVTMATEKKAHYGLLFDEFQGLSHLEALEMLSRESESKVKSVLNALSGEELVTLKEEMEQLKEAFSLPEFFEEEEEEKKGDEEFTKEVTELFSELRISSKPDKLILVRTSAHEWITRFNSSLPKEEEEDEENQEVESRDGDHDAKKSVEDIHAFAIRSLAELTACSIEMFHKTAALFLHGQKQEVTATDRAKSLSQMTIALCKELSAFSKEFTTCLTTAGVKEKADVLNPLITGVFLEASNSASYIQDAFQLLLPVLQISLIEARTELSQQ, from the exons ATGG TCATGTCTGAGAAAGACAGCAGTgaaaatctgaaagaagaaaCCTCTTACGAAgatgaaaatgaacagaaagcagaggaacttggctgcactgagagcaatgaagagagagagcaagagcttGAGCCTGTGCCTATGACTCGGAAAAGACCTGAACCCAAACCCCCAAGCCAGCCTGCTGCCACAGAAAAGCCTGTAGCTGAAACCCTCAAG gTCTCGGATTCTCCTGCTGCAGTTCAGACAGGATGGGGGTACTGGGGAAGCTGGGGGAAATCTCTTCTGTCAACTGCGACTGCTACTGTAGCTACTGTAG GTCAAGGTATTTCAAATGTcatagaaaaagcagaaacaaccCTTGGGATCCCCAGTCCTAGTGAAATCTCTTCAGAGACTAGAGATGCTACAAGAG GAAGCAAGAATCCTGGTGCTAGCAGCACAGATGCAGTTGATGATGGCAGTTCCTTTCCTATTGCTGGGGCTCTTGGAGTTTTATCAACCATCTCTACTGCTGTCCAAAGCACA GGAAAAAGTGTTATTAGTGGAGGTCTGGATGCCTTGGAATTCATTGGGAAAAAGACAATGGATGTAATAGCTGAGGGAGACCCTGGattcaaaaaaacaaaaggccTAATGAACAGAAACTCTACATTATCTCAG gtctTACGAgaggcaaaggagaaagaagagcagcagacAGCTGCTGAGGTTACCATGGCTACGGAGAAGAAAGCCCATTATGGGTTACTGTTTGATGAGTTTCAGGGTCTTTCGCATCTGGAGGCCTTAGAGATGCTTTCCAGAGAGAGTGAATCAAAG GTGAAATCGGTTCTAAATGCCCTCTCTGGAGAAGAGTTGGTCACACTGAAGGAGGAAATGGAACAACtcaaagaagcattttctttacCTGAATTctttgaagaagaggaagaagaaaagaagg GAGATGAGGAGTTCACAAAGGAAGTAACAGAATTGTTTTCAGAACTGCGTATCTCCTCAAAGCCGGACAAACTGATCCTG GTGAGGACATCTGCTCATGAATGGATAACACGATTCAACAGTAGTCTTcctaaagaagaagaagaggatgaagaaaaccAAGAAGTAGAATCCAGAGATGGTGACCATGATGCTAAAAAATCAGTAGAG GATATTCATGCATTTGCCATAAGAAGTCTGGCTGAACTGACAGCATGCTCCATTGAAATGTTTCACAAAACTGCAGCTTTGTTTCTACATGGTCAGAAACAAGAGGTGACAGCCACAGACAGAGCCAAGTCCCTTTCACA aATGACGATTGCTTTGTGTAAAGAACTGTCAGCTTTCTCTAAGGAGTTTACTACGTGCTTAACGACTGCAGGG GTCAAAGAGAAAGCAGATGTGCTTAATCCCTTAATCACGGGAGTGTTTTTGGAG GCTTCAAACAGTGCTTCATATATCCAAGATGCCTTCCAGCtcttgctgcctgtgctgcagatCTCTCTTATTGAGGCTAGAACGGAACTATCACAGCAATAA